In Streptomyces sp. NBC_01231, the sequence CGCAAACTCGTCCTCACCGGCACCGGGCCCAGGGGCGGCAAGGACATCGACAAGGTTGTCGCCCCTACGTACTGGGACACGCTGCGCGCCACTTTGACCCGGTCGGACCCCAAGGAGTTCCTGTTCTTCAACCGCGACTCCGCCGGCAAGGCCGCCGCGCGCGCGTTCGTCAACCGGCTCAAGGAGCGCACCGTCGACCGCGACGCGAAGATCAAGGTCAGAGCGTTCCAGACTCAGCTGAAGGCGATCAAGAAGTGGGGGCGCTCCACCCCCGACGACCTGTCGAAGATCACCCATCCCACGCTGATCGCCAACGGCGACAACGACCGCATGGTCCCCTCGAACCTCTCCGAGGACCTGCACCGGCGCATCAAGGACAGCGAGCTGACCATCTACCCCGCCTCCGGTCACGGCGGCATCTTCCAGTACTACGAGGAGTTCGCACCGGTCGCGGTCGAGTTCCTCGCCCGATGACCGATGACCCGTGTCTGGCCATGAAGAGAAGGGCAACACCATGAGCATGCCATCGACCGCAGAGCAACTGGACGTGAAGAAGCACTTCACCTCCTCGATCCTGTTGTGGGTGCGCACCGACCAGCCCCGCCAGACCGGCATGGACTACTGGAAGGGCCCGCACTCAGGGATCATCTCCGCCACCCCGGGCCTGGAGGAGTACCGCCAGATCCACCTCGCCGAGCACAACCCGGGCCGGTGGCCGGCGAGCAGCGGAGTGGAGACCTCGATCCCCGTCGACCGGAAGATCGACGGCGTCGCGGAAGTCACCTTCCGATCGGCGCTTGCGCCCTCGCAGGGGCGCAAGCAGACGAAGCTGGCCTACAAGGACGAGATCAACGTGTTCCGCCGCACCCTGCTCTACGCCGGCCCGCCGAACTCATCCCGCTGGTATGACGTCGCAGGCCCGCGAGAGAAGGTCGGTGCCCGCGTCCTGGTCTACCTGCGCCGCAGAGACGGGGCCGGTGCAGGTGAGTTCCGGAAATTCGTCAAGGAACAGCTCGTCCCCGCGCTAGCCGGCACCGGAGTACTGAAGGAGCTGCGCACGCAGACGTTCCTGCCCTGGGTCGAAAAGCTCTGGGACACCCCGAGCGTCGCCCACGACAACCCCCGCGATCAGCGCTTCCACGCCTCCTTCATTCTCGGGTTCACCGACACCGCAGCACGGGACGCCTTCTTCACCGGCAACGTGATCCGAGAGCTGTCCGACGAGCTGGCGCCGCTGGTCTCCGCGATCCACGCCTACGACGTCACCGCCGCCCTCACCTACGTAAAGAACGGCGACATCCTTCCGCATTACCAGGAGTAAAGGAGGCACTGGGCGCGGGAGCCCCAATCCGTGACATACGACTCGGTGATGGCCACTGGGATTCGGTCTCGTCGAGACGCCCAGTCGTTCGGCCAGGGCCTTCGTGGACTGCTTTGCGCGCTTGTAGGAGAATTCCATCCGGGCCTTTGCGGATTTCGGCGCACCGTGCCGGGTGAACACCCTGCGCTCCGTCCGCTTGAGGGCGTCCAGGACCTTGTTGCGGCGCCGGGCAGGCGGCTGGGTGCCGTCGCTGTCGATCATTCATCCAGCGGCCACCCGTTCCCCCTGTGGACAGAATCCGTGGTCGGCGCTGGCTCACCGTTGCGGGAGGGGTTGGCGGCGCAGGTCAGCGGGTCTTGGGTGGAGGGCCATGTCCAGAGCAAGGGATTGGCCATGGCGATGGTGGAGTTTTGCCCGGCGGCCGGCCTTCTCGTCCAGTGGTTCGCCAACGATGGCGGTCATGACGAGAGTCGCGTCAAGGAGGGCTAACGCCGGCTGACGGAGTGGACGAGGGAGTGCATGGCCGCCCACGGCTGGTACTTGCAGGACGCCCCGCACCAGCCCTGAGCTGTCATCGGCAGAGGCTGCCGGGTGCGTAGTGGCGCTGCGTCGTACGGGCAGCGAGGCGGTGTGGTCGCGGGCTGCTCGGCGCGTACGAGCAGTGCCTCCTGAACAGCTCGTTGGTGTCTGATCACCGAGCAGCAGGAGGCCATGGTGCCGCCGCAGGAGGTGTGCCGACCGGCCACCGCCGTGGTCGTCCGCTGGAACACGCTCGGCCTCTGCCCAGCCGATGCCCCGCGCCCAGGCGGCGCCTGGTGCGGGCGCAAGGCCCGGTGGACGACGGACGGAGAGGCGGCGTTTGAGCGCGCGAATCGCCTGGCGGTGTTGCCGGCACGCAGGCTCCAACGCCGCGAGCGATCGCATCACAACCACCCGGATCACCCTGGCTCAAACGCCCCAAGACCTGCGTCGGGGACATCAGACGCTGATCCACGCCAACTCCGCCTGACGGCCCTCATGTCTTGTGTCCGTGAGGGTGGCCAACGATCAGCTGGCGACCTGGGGTTGGACAGATGCGGTGAGATGGCACTACCCCATGTTCGAGTCCGCGGACGCGTTCGACGACGCGCTGCGACATTTCGTGACGTTCTGATCCCATGCCGCCCTCCCCCCGGGAGCACGACGGCACCATTCGCCGCGCGTCACGTCACGCGCATGCCCTCGCGGTCTTCGAGGGCGCTGATGGCGGTGGCGGTGAGGCTGTGGGTGATGTGGCCTCGCATCAGCTGGGCGGCTTCGGCGGCGCAGCCGTCCACGATCAGGGAGACGAGTTGGTGGTGTTCCTGTAGGTCCCTGGTGCGGGGTTCGTCTCCGGGCGGGAGTTCGAGGCCGAGGCGACGGTAGCGGTCGGACTTGTCCCACAGGTCGTCCAGGAGACGGATGAGGACGTCGTTGTGCGAGGCCCGGTACAGCGCCTGGTGGAAGGCGCGGTGGGCCGTGAGCGCCTCTTCCCCCCATTGGCGGGTGACGGGGAGGAGCTTGTCGACGGCGTCCTGCATGGTGGCGATGTCGTCGTCGGTCCGTCGCTGGGCGGCGAGTTCGGCGGCGGTCGGGTCCAGGGACAGGCGGACTTCGAAAAGCTGGCGGGCCTCGTTCGAGTTCATGACGGAGACCCGGACGTCGCGGTGGGTTTCGACGGTGACGAGTCCCTCGCTGCTGAGGCGGCGGATGGCCTCGCGCAGGGGCGTGATGCTCATGTTGAGGGACTCGGCGAGGTCGTACTGAGCGAGCCGTGACCCGGCAGGAAGAGTGCCGAAGAGGATCCGATCGCGGAGTTCCGCGTAGGCGAGGTCGCTCTTGCTGAAGAACAGGTTCTGTCCTGCCATGGCCCCCTGACCGTTCCTTTCCGGAGCTTCCCCACCCCTTGACATCCCGCAGCGGACCAGCACACCCTAACAGGCGTCGCATCTTATAAGATATTAGAAAGGTTCGCAGTGAAGATCACCAATGTCTTCGAGGGCGTCGTCCCGATCAGCTCCTCGATCCGAAACGCCTGGATCGACTTCAGCTCCATGGACTGTTCGATCGTGGCGATCGAGAGCGACGTCATCCGGGACGGCAAGCCCGTGGTGGGCTACGGCTTCAACTCCAACGGCCGCTACAGCGCCGGCGAGATCCTGCGCCGCCGGGTCCTGCCCCGCCTCATCGAGGCCGAGCCCGGCAGCCTGCTCGACGAGCGGGGCGGCCTGGACCACGCCAAGGCGTGGGACGTGATGATGAACAACGAGAAGCCCGGCGGGCACGGCGAGCGCTCGGTCGCGGTCGGCGTGGTGGACATGGCCCTGTTCGACCTGGTCTCCAAGATCGAGGGCAAGCCGCTGTACCGGTATCTGTCCGAGCACTACGGCGACGGGCAGCCCGACGACTCCGTCTTCGTCTACGCCGCCGGCGGCTACTACGCCCCGGGCAAGACCCTCACCGACCTTCAGGACGAGATGCGCGGCTTCCTCGACCTGGGCTACGACGTCGTCAAGATGAAGATCGGCGGCGCCGACCTGGCGGAGGACCTGCGCCGTATCGAGGCCGTCATCGACGTCCTGGACGGCGACGGCTCCCGGCTGGCCGTCGACGTCAACGGCCGCTTCGACCTCGACACGGCCCTGGAGTACGGGCGGGCCATCGAGCCCTACGGGCTGTTCTGGTACGAGGAGATCGGCGACCCGCTCGACTACCACCTCAACGCCACCGTCGCCGAGCACTACCCCGGCTCCATCGCCACGGGCGAGAACCTCTTCTCCCTCCAGGACGCCCGCAACCTGATCCGCTACGGCGGCCTGCGCCCCGACCGCGACACCATCCAGGTCGACCCCGCGCTCTCCTACGGGCTGGTGGAGTACCTGCGCATCCAGGACATGCTCCGTCAGCACGGCTGGTCATCGAGGCGCTGCATCCCGCACGGCGGGCACCAGTTCTCCCTGCACATCGCAGCCGCCCTCAAGCTCGGCGGCAACGAGTCCTACCCGGGCGAGTTCCAGCCCACGGGCGGCTTCGCCGACGACGCCGTCGTCGAGAAGAGCCGCGTCGGCCTGACCGACACCCCCGGCATCGGCTTCGAGAGCAAGGCCGCCTTCCACAAGGTGCTGCGCGCCCTGCACAGCTGACCGCCACCCCGCCGCAGACGCGCCTGCCACCGGGCGGGCGCCGTCGGCCAGCGCCCGCCGGATGCGGGCGCCACACACGAGATCGGGGGCGCGCGAGCCGCGTCGCGTCCCCCGCACCCCCCACGGGACAGGGCTACACGCGATCGTCGTGCAAGGGAGCACCAACGATGACAAGCACCATCACCGCCGACCGCCCGCAGCGGTCACGGCTGAGCCGTCTCATACGTGAGCTGTGGTTCCAGGTCGTACTGGCCGCCGTCCTCGGCATCGCCGTCGGCATCCTCGCGCCCGGGCTGGGTGAGAATCTGAAGCCGCTCAACGACTGGTTCATCGCACTGGTCAAGATGATCGTGGTCCCGGTCGTCTTCTGCGTGGTCACCACCGGCATCGCCTCGATGGACAACCTGCGCAAGGTCGGCCGGATCGGTGTGAAGGCGATCGGCTACTTCCTGGTGCTGTCCCTGGCGTCCATGCTGATCGGGCTGGTCGTCGCCAACATCTTCCAGCCCGGCTCCGGCCTGCACGTCGACCCCTCGTCACTGAACGCCGACGACGTGCCCAAGACCGCCACCGAGCACGCCACCTTCACCGGCTTCGTCTCCTCCCTCATCCCCACCTCCCTGCTGGGCGCGATCACCGGGGATGCGATCCTGGCCGCGCTGATGGTCTCGATCGTCTTCGGTGCGGCCCTGAACATGGCCGGCGAAGAAGGGGCACCGCTGATCCGCGGCATCAAGGCGCTGTCGGACGTCGTCTTCCGCATCGTGGGCTGGGTGATGCGGCTCGCGCCCTTGGGCAACCTTCGGCGCCCTGGCCACCGTGGTCGCCACCTACGGCGCCGAGAGCCTCAAACAGCTCGGCTACCTCATCATCCTGTTCACCGCGACCTGCGTCGTCTACGTCCTGGTCGTCCTCGGCGCCATCATGCGGGCCTGCCGCCTGAGCCTGTTCGGCCTCATCCGCTTCCTCAAGGCCGAACTGCTCGTCGCCCTCAGCACCTGTTCCAGCGAGGCGGTCCTGCCCCAGCTGGTACGCAAACTGGAGATCCTCGGCATCGGCCGGCCCGTGGTCGGCATCGTCATCCCCTCCGGGTTCTCCTTCAACCTGGACGGCTCCGCGGTCTACCTCACGATGGCCTCCCTCTTCCTGGCCCAGGCCATGGGCATCGACCTGTCCTGGCAGCAGCAGCTGATCATGGTCGGCGTCATGATGCTCACGAGCAAGGGCACCGCCGGAATCGCGGGCGGCGCGTTCATCGTCCTCGCCAGCACCGTCACCGCGGTCGGCCACATCCCGCTCGCCGCCCTCTCCCTGATCGTCGGCATCGACCGCATCCTCAACGAGGGCCGCGTCTTCATCAACGTCCTCGGCAACGCCGTCGCCACCATCGTGATCGGCAAGTGGGAGAACGACTTCGACACCGAACAGGCCCGCAGTGTCCTGCACTCCCGCACCACCACGCCGCCGCAGGCCGAGCTGGACACCGCCAAGGTCGGCGCCGACAAGTAGCCGTGCCGTCGAGTGCGGTCACCCCTCGACGGCATATACGTCACCATGTCCGCGCGCTGAATCCCTCTCCCCCGGCAACCGGCCGCGCTCGGCCCGGCCACCGTCGAAAGTCCCACCCCATGCGACTGATGCGCATCGGGCCGCCCGGATCCGAGCGGCCCGTCGTCCGGATCGACCAGCAGACCTATGTCGACGTCTCCGACGTGATCGACGACTACGACGAAGCCTTCTTCGCCGCCGACGGCATCACTCTCTTGCGAGAGGCCGTCACCGCACGCCGCACCTGCGGCGAGACACGCCGCTTCGGCACCGAACGCATAGCAGCACCCATCGCGCGTCCTCACCAAATCCTCGGCGTAGGCGCCAACCACCGCACCCCCAAAGCCGACGCCCCGATCCCGAGCGAACCACTCGTCTTCTCCAAGGCGCCCAACTCAGCCAGTGGCTCAAGGGAAAGTCTGCTCCGACCTTCAACCCCTGCGGGCCCTGGCTTGCCACGCCCAACGAGATCGGCGACATCACGAACCTGCGCGTGTGGCTGGACCACAACGACACACGCCGCCAGGACGGCACCACCCACGACATGAACTTCAGCCCTGCCCGGATCATCCACCACCTCAGCCAGTTCATGGCCCTGGAACCCGGAGACCTGATCAACACCGGCACGCCCTTCGGCGCCGACAAAGATCTCACGCCTCCTCAGTACCTCAGGCCGGGTGACACTCTCACCTGCGGCGGAGAGGGACTGGGCCATCAGCGCGCAGATGGTCACCGCCAGCCGCTGACCAGACACCTGAACACGGGCAAGGAAAGGGATGCTGGAAGTACTCACCGGCTTCATGGTGATCGCCGTCGGCGTCGGATACGCCATCGGCCACCGCAGATACTGGGCGAGTTCGAAACGGCTAGAGGGCGGGCCCTGTCACCATCGGCGCCCTGTGCTCCAGCTACGTCAACGCCGGCAATCTCGGCATCGCGAGCGCCGTCTACATGCTGGGCGACGCATCCCTCGTCGCACCGGTCCTGCTCTGGTCCGCGGCGCGCCGAGCCCGGCGAGCTCGACGCATTCAGCCGGCGGCTCTCACGACCTTCGCAGCCGGCTTCCCGAGCGACTCCAGCGCGGCAAGCGCGAGGTCCGCCGGCAAGGCCTGCGCAGCCGCGGCGACCACTCTCCGCCCGGCGGGCGCGTGGCGTCGGACATCAACAGGGCATGCACGGCCCTGACGGCGGACATGAGCTCGCCTTGTGAACGCCGCGGGAAACAAGCGGCGAGGCACTCGACCCAGCGCTCCACGTAACGGTGCTGGCGCCGCAGGAAGTTGCGCTGCTTGGTGTCGGTGAGACGTTTCCGGGGCGCGCCAGTCGTGTGGTCGGCGGTCTCACACCTCCAGGCGCGCCGTCAGGCGGGTGTCGGTGAGGGAGCGGGAGGCCTGGACCTCGTATGTGCCCTGGATGAGGGACCAGGCGGATGTCTGCTCCTCCCAGATCTCGAAGGCACGCCGGGGAAGTTCCACCACAGCCTGCGCGGTCTCTCCGGGCGCGGCCTCAACGGTGGCGAAACCGGCAAGCCAGCGGGCAGGGCGCTCGACCGCGTCGTCGACGCGCGACCATGCCGAACATGACCATGAACTTGGACAGCCAGGCCCATCCGAAGTCACGGTGCTCGACGGGGTTGGCCGATCTTGCCGGTGAATCCGCGGGGAACGGGGGCCTGCGCGGGGCTCTCCATGGCGCCGGCGGGGCTGGCGGTGGCGGGGCTGGCGGTGGCGGTGGCGGAAGCGGGGACACACCTACCTGGTCCACGGCCGTACCTCCTCATTGAGGCAGCAGGGGAAAAGCGGCTCTGACGGGGAGGAAGCAGATACTTCTCGCCATCGGCCGACAGTATGAATTAGCCAAACTGTTGACCGGTAGGCGTTGTTGTTGCTTCGTTATCAGAAGGGCTCGCCGGATCCGGTCGCGGGTTAAGGTCGCAGAGTGACCAGTCACGATCGGGGCCGTGGCGTCGGCGGCCGAGCGACCCGTAGCGAGGACAGGCGTGCCGAGATCATTCAGGCCGCCCTCGAAGTCATCGCCGAGCGCGGATACCGGGGAGCGACCCAGGCCGCTGTGGCCGAACGCGTCGGGCTGACTCAACAGGGCGTCCTGCACCACTTCCCCAGCAAGGAGGACCTGCTCGTCGCCGTGCTGGAGGCGCGCGACCAGTGGGACGTGGCCTCAGCCGCCCTGCACGACTGCGTCTGGCCGCTGGAGATGATGGCCCAACTCGTCGAGTACAACGCGACCCGCCCCGGAGTCGTCCAGGTCTTCACGGTGCTGGCCGGCGACAGCGTCACCGAGGGCCACCCGGCGCGCCCGTACTTCAAGCGCCGCTACCGCTCGGTCCGGGCGGGTGCGGCCGAGTCGCTGCGCGCCGCATATGGCGACACCCTTCCGAGCGGCCTCACCCCCGAGCAGGCAGCCCCGCTGCTCGTCGCCATCATGGACGGCCTGCAACTGCAGTGGCTGCACGACCCGCAGGCCGTCGACATGGCCGAGGCCTTCCGGTCCTTCCTGGTCCTACTAGAAGGCAAGTCGGCCTGAACGAACGGCACTTGGTATGGGCGGACGTGTTCGATCAGTCACCGGGGCCGGGGGAATGTCGACGGCGAGCACGGTAACCGACCGGCCGCGTAACGGACCGCTCCCGGCTTCGACGGAGACGTAAGCGCTTCGACGGCGAAGGCCGACCATCGCTGCAATGCGGGCTCCGCGGCACCTCTGGACCCGCGCACGCCAGAACGATCCGCGCGCGCAGATCAAGCGCCGCTCTGCGGCCAGACATGTCGCCCCCCGCGCTGTCCGGGCTCCGTGGTCGGATCGCCGGTTTGACCGGATGCCGCCTCCGTTTTACTCTCTAAAGCGTACGGAGGCAGCATCCGTTTTGATGCGGCCACAGGATCACGACAGCCAGGAGGGCGCATGAGCGCCGGTGAACAGCGGGGACGCAAGCCCCGCGCGGACGTCCAGCGCAACCGCGCGGCCCTCCTGGAGACCGCGCAGCGTCACTTCCTGCA encodes:
- a CDS encoding mandelate racemase/muconate lactonizing enzyme family protein, encoding MLERFAVKITNVFEGVVPISSSIRNAWIDFSSMDCSIVAIESDVIRDGKPVVGYGFNSNGRYSAGEILRRRVLPRLIEAEPGSLLDERGGLDHAKAWDVMMNNEKPGGHGERSVAVGVVDMALFDLVSKIEGKPLYRYLSEHYGDGQPDDSVFVYAAGGYYAPGKTLTDLQDEMRGFLDLGYDVVKMKIGGADLAEDLRRIEAVIDVLDGDGSRLAVDVNGRFDLDTALEYGRAIEPYGLFWYEEIGDPLDYHLNATVAEHYPGSIATGENLFSLQDARNLIRYGGLRPDRDTIQVDPALSYGLVEYLRIQDMLRQHGWSSRRCIPHGGHQFSLHIAAALKLGGNESYPGEFQPTGGFADDAVVEKSRVGLTDTPGIGFESKAAFHKVLRALHS
- a CDS encoding TetR/AcrR family transcriptional regulator; translated protein: MTSHDRGRGVGGRATRSEDRRAEIIQAALEVIAERGYRGATQAAVAERVGLTQQGVLHHFPSKEDLLVAVLEARDQWDVASAALHDCVWPLEMMAQLVEYNATRPGVVQVFTVLAGDSVTEGHPARPYFKRRYRSVRAGAAESLRAAYGDTLPSGLTPEQAAPLLVAIMDGLQLQWLHDPQAVDMAEAFRSFLVLLEGKSA
- a CDS encoding GntR family transcriptional regulator, with product MAGQNLFFSKSDLAYAELRDRILFGTLPAGSRLAQYDLAESLNMSITPLREAIRRLSSEGLVTVETHRDVRVSVMNSNEARQLFEVRLSLDPTAAELAAQRRTDDDIATMQDAVDKLLPVTRQWGEEALTAHRAFHQALYRASHNDVLIRLLDDLWDKSDRYRRLGLELPPGDEPRTRDLQEHHQLVSLIVDGCAAEAAQLMRGHITHSLTATAISALEDREGMRVT
- a CDS encoding strictosidine synthase, which encodes MPSTAEQLDVKKHFTSSILLWVRTDQPRQTGMDYWKGPHSGIISATPGLEEYRQIHLAEHNPGRWPASSGVETSIPVDRKIDGVAEVTFRSALAPSQGRKQTKLAYKDEINVFRRTLLYAGPPNSSRWYDVAGPREKVGARVLVYLRRRDGAGAGEFRKFVKEQLVPALAGTGVLKELRTQTFLPWVEKLWDTPSVAHDNPRDQRFHASFILGFTDTAARDAFFTGNVIRELSDELAPLVSAIHAYDVTAALTYVKNGDILPHYQE